One Orcinus orca chromosome 7, mOrcOrc1.1, whole genome shotgun sequence genomic window carries:
- the SCRN3 gene encoding secernin-3 isoform X2, which produces MGANEHGVCIGNEAVWGREEVCDEEALLGMDLVRLGLERADTAEKALNVIVDLLEKYGQGGNCSEGKMVFSYHNSFLIADRNEAWVLETAGKYWAAEKVQEGVRNISNQLSITTKIDREHPDMRSYAKQKGWWDGKKEFDFAATYSYLDTAKMMTSPGRYCEGYKLLNKHKGNITFETMMEILRDKPSGINMEGEFLTTASMVSILPQDSNVPCIHFLTGTPDPERSVFKPFIFIPNISQLLDTSSPTFEDSVKKKPQFNIKPDRRHLLYQKHQQALEILDNKEEKAKTMLDNMSKLEKELFKEMESILQNKHLDVDKIVNLFPQCTKDEIRIYKPNISS; this is translated from the exons ATGGGAGCTAATGAGCATGGAGTTTGCATTGGGAATGAAGCTGTATGGGGAAGAGAAGAAGTTTGTGATGAAGAGGCACTACTGGGCATGGACCTTGTCAg actTGGTCTTGAAAGAGCTGATACAGCTGAAAAAGCCCTCAATGTCATTGTTGATTTATTAGAAAAGTATGGCCAGGGTGGAAATTGTTCAGAGGGCAAGATGGTATTTAGCTATCACAACAGTTTCCTGATAGCTGATAGGAATGAGGCCTGGGTTCTGGAGACTGCAGGGAAGTACTGGGCAGCAGAAAAAGTACAAG AGGGAGTTCGTAATATTTCTAATCAGCTTTCTATAACAACCAAGATTGATCGGGAACACCCAGACATGAGAAGCTATGCTAAGCAGAAAGGTTGGTGGGATGGTAAAAAGGAGTTTGATTTTGCTGCAACATACTCTTATCTTGACACAGCCAAGATGATGACTTCTCCAGGCAGATACTGTGAAGGCTACAAGCTTCTGAATAAACATAAag GAAACATAACCTTTGAAACAATGATGGAAATTCTCCGAGATAAACCAAGTGGCATTAATATGGAGGGAGAATTCCTGACCACTGCAAGCATGGTTTCTATTTTACCTCAAGACTCCAACGTTCCTTGCATCCACTTCCTTACAGGGACTCCTGATCCTGAGAG ATCTGTTTTTAAGCCTTTCATATTTATACCAAATATTTCACAACTATTGGACACCAGTTCACCCACATTTGAAGATTCAGTTAAAAAGAAGCCACAGTTTAACATTAAGCCTGACAGAAGACACCTACTCTACCAAAAACATCAACAGGCCTTGGAAATACTAGATAATAAGGAG GAAAAAGCCAAAACAATGTTGGACAACATGAGCAAACTGGAGAAGGAACTATTCAAAGAGATGGAATCAATCCTTCAAAACAAGCATCTTGATGTGGATAAAATTGTTAATCTTTTTCCTCAGTGTACAAAAGATGAAATTAGAATTTATAAGCCAAATATTAGTTCTTAG
- the SCRN3 gene encoding secernin-3 isoform X1: MEPCSCDTFVALPPATVNNRIIFGKNSDRPCDEVQEVVYFPAAVHDNLKEHLKCTYIEIDQVPETYAIVLSRPAWLWGAEMGANEHGVCIGNEAVWGREEVCDEEALLGMDLVRLGLERADTAEKALNVIVDLLEKYGQGGNCSEGKMVFSYHNSFLIADRNEAWVLETAGKYWAAEKVQEGVRNISNQLSITTKIDREHPDMRSYAKQKGWWDGKKEFDFAATYSYLDTAKMMTSPGRYCEGYKLLNKHKGNITFETMMEILRDKPSGINMEGEFLTTASMVSILPQDSNVPCIHFLTGTPDPERSVFKPFIFIPNISQLLDTSSPTFEDSVKKKPQFNIKPDRRHLLYQKHQQALEILDNKEEKAKTMLDNMSKLEKELFKEMESILQNKHLDVDKIVNLFPQCTKDEIRIYKPNISS, encoded by the exons atggaacctTGTTCCTGTGACACTTTTGTGGCACTACCTCCAGCAACAGTTAATAACAggattatttttggaaaaaattcaGATAGACCCTGTGATGAAGTACAGGAGGTAGTTTATTTTCCTGCTGCAGTTCATGACAATCTGAAGGAACATCTTAAG TGTACTTACATAGAAATTGATCAAGTTCCTGAAACATATGCTATTGTCCTTAGTCGCCCAGCTTGGTTATGGGGGGCAGAAATGGGAGCTAATGAGCATGGAGTTTGCATTGGGAATGAAGCTGTATGGGGAAGAGAAGAAGTTTGTGATGAAGAGGCACTACTGGGCATGGACCTTGTCAg actTGGTCTTGAAAGAGCTGATACAGCTGAAAAAGCCCTCAATGTCATTGTTGATTTATTAGAAAAGTATGGCCAGGGTGGAAATTGTTCAGAGGGCAAGATGGTATTTAGCTATCACAACAGTTTCCTGATAGCTGATAGGAATGAGGCCTGGGTTCTGGAGACTGCAGGGAAGTACTGGGCAGCAGAAAAAGTACAAG AGGGAGTTCGTAATATTTCTAATCAGCTTTCTATAACAACCAAGATTGATCGGGAACACCCAGACATGAGAAGCTATGCTAAGCAGAAAGGTTGGTGGGATGGTAAAAAGGAGTTTGATTTTGCTGCAACATACTCTTATCTTGACACAGCCAAGATGATGACTTCTCCAGGCAGATACTGTGAAGGCTACAAGCTTCTGAATAAACATAAag GAAACATAACCTTTGAAACAATGATGGAAATTCTCCGAGATAAACCAAGTGGCATTAATATGGAGGGAGAATTCCTGACCACTGCAAGCATGGTTTCTATTTTACCTCAAGACTCCAACGTTCCTTGCATCCACTTCCTTACAGGGACTCCTGATCCTGAGAG ATCTGTTTTTAAGCCTTTCATATTTATACCAAATATTTCACAACTATTGGACACCAGTTCACCCACATTTGAAGATTCAGTTAAAAAGAAGCCACAGTTTAACATTAAGCCTGACAGAAGACACCTACTCTACCAAAAACATCAACAGGCCTTGGAAATACTAGATAATAAGGAG GAAAAAGCCAAAACAATGTTGGACAACATGAGCAAACTGGAGAAGGAACTATTCAAAGAGATGGAATCAATCCTTCAAAACAAGCATCTTGATGTGGATAAAATTGTTAATCTTTTTCCTCAGTGTACAAAAGATGAAATTAGAATTTATAAGCCAAATATTAGTTCTTAG